TCAATAACAAATAATGGATTAGAAGCACCAACTGATGTTGTTATATTTCCTAGTCCTCTAATATTAATGGCAGACCCTCCTCCAGGTTTTCCATTCAACGCAGAAATATCCACCCCAGCAGCTTTACCTTGTAACGCATTACTTCCCATTGTTGAAGCAGAAAAGTTGGATAAAGATTTTCCAGATACCACCGTAATAGCAGAAGTGACCTCATCTTTGCTTTTTTTCTGATATCCGGTTACTACAACCTCTTCAATTTTTGCTTCCTTTAAGGTATCGCTGGCTTTTTTCTGAGCATGTACAGTTTGTCCCGTAAAAAATAAAACAGCAGTTGTTATCATGCATAATTTTACATTCATGTTCTTTTATTTAGTATTATGGCTGTAAATATGTTAATAAAAATTAACATTAACAAAATTAAAACACTGACAAACAATTAATTACATATAAAAAAAATCACTTTTGTCAACAAAAAAAGCTAATATTATAATCCTTAAACTTATTATAAGCTTTATATTTTTTAACAAATTAATGTTTAAGTAAAAAAAATAAACATCAATAAGACAAATAAAAACTTCACAACTATTAAGAAAGAAATCAAATAATATTAAATAAATAAACTTAAAATATTAAAATATTAAATAAAATAAAGACTACTTTAGGCATATTAAAGTAATTTAACACCTATCACACCCCTTCTTTTTCACCAATTTATGCAGGTAACAAAAAAAACATCCCATAAAGAGATGTTTTTCATGAATTCGTTTTTTAATTTACTCCTATTTTATTTCTGATATGAATAGTATCTTGCTCCTTTTAGCAATGGATTTTCAAGCTCTATCGAATGCAATCCGAATCCTGCATAATTTTCATTAACAGATTGATCCAGTTGCTTTCTGTGCAATTTTTCATACGTTTCAAAATTAACAGGTGTTCTTTTCTTTAGGTTGTCAAATAAATTCCATTGAGAAACAACATTCTTCCAGTTTGCGGAAATCTTACCCGCAAATACCTTGGATTTTGATCCACTTCCATAGCCTAAAAATCCTATTTCCTTGTCCGCTAATTCTTCATTTTCATTGTATGATATCTGTAATGCGGAAAGCAAAGCCATAAATATGGAAGCAGTATACATATTTCCTATTTCAGAGGATGCCCTTTGGGTTCTTTCTATTTTATTATTGATAAATTGCAGATATCCTTCAGATTTAGCCACTGTTTTTTGTTCTTCAGGGGTTTCGTAGCTCAATCCATTTTCCAGGCTATAAATCTCTGTGAATACCCTCTTTCCATGGAAGGCATAAGGCAGATGGAAAACCAGATATCTCCAGTCTTTATAAGGCTTATCCTTACCACTGATTTCTTTATAATGATCATAAGCTTCTCTAATTCGATCCTGATAACATTGGTTAGAATATTGTCCGTCAAAAACCGGTTCATCCGTAAAAACCTCTATCTTATCAGAAAAAGAGTCCGGAGCATCTTTCAGATCTTCTTTTTTGTAGTGACGTCGGGGTTTGAAAAAATCAAAAACACTTTCGGTTGCTACACCCCATTGATTCTCAATCTCCAAAAGGTTGGGTTGGGAAGAGACCAATAGGGCAACAGCTCCTCCTCCTTGTGTATATTCACCCGATGAAGCCAGCTCATATTTTGCGTAATCACTCGCTATGACAATTGCTTTTTTTTCAGGGTTTACCCTCACAAAATCCAGTGAATTATGTAATGCATCGACAGCTCCTACACAAGCAAAGGTCATGTCCACAACATCACAATTTCTAAAACATCGTTCTCCATATTTTTCCTCTAGCACTTTTTCCACCATCTCCATAGCATAAGATGCTGTCGGTTTTGCGGCATCCAAAGCACTTTCAGTTCCAAGATAAATTCTTGCAATATCCTTAGGATTGATGTTATAGTCTTTTATCAGTTTAAGTAACGCTTCAGCAGCAAAAGTAGCTGCATCTTCATGGACATCAGGAAAGCCCATTTTATGTAAACCCAAGCCTTTTTCTAATTTTGCAGGATCAATTCCCCTTACTTCAGCTAAATCTTTAATTTCCAAATACAAAGAAGGCACATGATAGCTAGCTGCCTCTATTCCAAAAGTCATACAGTAAAATTATAAAAGGCAAATTTAGAAATTATTGATAACAACACCCCTAATTTTCAGATTAATATTATTACTTTGCATTCCGATGTACGCTATTGCAAAAAATATTGTAAAAAAAATACTGCCTCAAAAATTTCTTTTTGAAAACGAAATATTTTTCAGAAAAGCTTTGTATCCCCTTTACAAGGGAAAGGATCATGAATGCAATATCTGCCGTTCCAAACTTAAAGAGTTTGTAAGATTAGAAAACGGAAATCTATTATGTCCTGTTTGCGGAAGCTTACCAAGATCACGAAGGCTGTATAAAATCCTGATTGAAAATTATCTGAAAGAAGGATTTGCCATTCTAGATTTTTCGCCTTCAAGAGCGATCTTCCGTGCATTAAAACATAAAAAGGGCATTGATTATTTTCCAACAGATTATGAAAATGAATTTTTAGCAGATTATCATTTTGATATTACCAAAATCGATATTGAATCCGAAAAATTTGACCTTATTATATGCTATCACATTCTTGAGCATATTGAAAATGATGGTGCTGCAATGAAAGAATTATACAGGGTTTTAAAAACAGGTAAAACACTTTTAATTCAGACTCCGTTTAAAGAAGGTGAAATCTATGAAAACCCCGAAGTTAAAACATCAGAAGAAAGACTTCAACACTTCGGCCAGAAAGACCATGTACGAATCTATTCCGTTAATGGATTGGTTCAGCGATTAAAAGATTCCGGATTTCAAACAGAGATAAAGACTTATGAAAAGGATAGCTATTGGGGCTTTTCTGATCACGAAACCATTATCTTCTGTACGAAATAGATAAAATTCGTGAAAACCAGGATATTTTTTCTGGTCCGGATAGAAAATATAAAAGGGCTGCTCATACTGAGCAGCCCTTATTTGATTATTTGTAATCCTCGATACTTTTATTCAAGGCATCGATTTGTTTATTAATGCTTGCAGCATTTTGTGGGTTCTGTTTTAAAAGTTCCATTTTTTTACTAAGACCATCTTTCAACATTTGAGAGATCATCATTTTAGCCTGAGGATTCTGAGCTACCTGACCTTTTGCCTGCGCCAGCAACTTGGTAATGCTTTGTGTTGCCGCAATATTGTCGGAGGTCATGATCCAATTGAAACCTTCTTCTGCAGATTTTCCTAATTCAGGATTCTGGAATTTAATGAATGGATAAAATGCCGCAATAGGAGCTATATTGGCCATTTGTGAGGAAACCTTATTCTTTACGACAATGGGTAACAATTGTGCCAGAAGTTCATCAGAAGCTCCTTTTAAATCAATTTTATCTGCTAATGTACCGGCTTTGGAAGGATCAACAGTAAGTATAGCTGACAGGGAATTACCGCGTACAGAATTAGAAACAGCCCCCACTCCTTTTTCAAAGACCGGAAGATACTTTTTATCTTTTGTTTTTGCTAAAGCAGCAACCGCAGCACCCTGAACTAATGTTTTAGGGTCATTTGTTGCTAGTTTTTCAACGTCAGCAGCCAAAGCTTTTGCTTGCTCAGGGT
The sequence above is drawn from the Chryseobacterium daecheongense genome and encodes:
- a CDS encoding class I SAM-dependent methyltransferase; its protein translation is MYAIAKNIVKKILPQKFLFENEIFFRKALYPLYKGKDHECNICRSKLKEFVRLENGNLLCPVCGSLPRSRRLYKILIENYLKEGFAILDFSPSRAIFRALKHKKGIDYFPTDYENEFLADYHFDITKIDIESEKFDLIICYHILEHIENDGAAMKELYRVLKTGKTLLIQTPFKEGEIYENPEVKTSEERLQHFGQKDHVRIYSVNGLVQRLKDSGFQTEIKTYEKDSYWGFSDHETIIFCTK
- a CDS encoding hydroxymethylglutaryl-CoA synthase, giving the protein MTFGIEAASYHVPSLYLEIKDLAEVRGIDPAKLEKGLGLHKMGFPDVHEDAATFAAEALLKLIKDYNINPKDIARIYLGTESALDAAKPTASYAMEMVEKVLEEKYGERCFRNCDVVDMTFACVGAVDALHNSLDFVRVNPEKKAIVIASDYAKYELASSGEYTQGGGAVALLVSSQPNLLEIENQWGVATESVFDFFKPRRHYKKEDLKDAPDSFSDKIEVFTDEPVFDGQYSNQCYQDRIREAYDHYKEISGKDKPYKDWRYLVFHLPYAFHGKRVFTEIYSLENGLSYETPEEQKTVAKSEGYLQFINNKIERTQRASSEIGNMYTASIFMALLSALQISYNENEELADKEIGFLGYGSGSKSKVFAGKISANWKNVVSQWNLFDNLKKRTPVNFETYEKLHRKQLDQSVNENYAGFGLHSIELENPLLKGARYYSYQK